The sequence GGttttccctggttgcagaaacataatcctcaCATCAACTGGTCTCAGAACACTCCAGACCTttccaaagttccacctgaatatCACGATCTCCGGAAAGTATTTAGTAAAGATCTTGTCATCTCCCTTCCACCACATCGATCTTATGACTGCTCCATAGATCTTCTTCCTGGTGTTGCACTCCCGTCCAGCCAACTTTTTAAGCTGTCACACTCTGAAAGGGAAACTATGGCGCAATATGTAAAGAACTCCGTGAATGCAGTGATAATTCACCCTTCTTCCTCTCCTATAGGCGCAGGAATTTTTTTTGTCGAGAATAAAGATAAGTCCATCAAATGTTGCATTGACTACCGTGAACTTAATAACATCACCATTAAAAACAAGTATTCCGTGCCTCTGATGTCCTCCTTCTTCGAAGCCGTCCAAGAAGCAGCAGTCTTTCCCAAATTAGATCTATGCAATGCTTACCACCTCATCCGTATAAGAGAGGGTGATGAATGGAAAACCTGGAGTCACCATCTTCACTGGGTTGAGTATGCTCATAACACACACATTTCTGCAGCCTCTGGGTTTACCCCATTTGTAGTCTCCCTGGGTTACCAGCCTCATCTTCTTCCTTACACATTTCCTGAACAAGTCCTTCCGTCCGTCCATTGTCGATAGATCTAGGACCAGGCTAAAAGAGCTGTCTATCACACCTCAGCTCAAAACAAGAGGATAGCCAACTGCAAGCCCATCCCTACACCGACATACTCTCTCAGACAAAAAGTGGGGCTCTCAGCTAAGAATTTCCCCCTCCACCCACCAAGGTCATTGATGGTCATCCACCCTATACTGTGTGCAGGGTGGTTCATGCCCGTCGCCGGGTTTTCCAGTGCATGGTGGACTGGGAAGGTTATGGGCCCGGAGAACGCTCCTTGGTTCCGTAGTCATTCATCTTGGAGCCATCCCTCATTTCAGACTTTGAGGCCTCCAGGTCTTCTACCTCTGGTCATCTGCAAGGTGGCATCTGTTGAGGGGGAGGTACTGTCATATCACTGTTTCTGAGCAAAGGTTGTTTGGGTTGTTTCTGCTCTCTCACTTCTTTTAGGGTGTGACCAGCAGGTGCAGCCTCTGCAGCTGCAGTTTGTTAAGGCTAATCAGGAGGTGCTTAAGGAGGGCCTGGATCCCCAGTACAGAAGCCAGATCGTTTGCTCTCATGAGCGGTAAACAGGCTCACCTCTTTGgatctgtttttcttcatgaTGCAAGTTTGATCATCTTTTTGTCCTCCTCCACAGAATCTCCTGAAGATCTTTTTTGAGCCTTATCAAACACCTGAAGGTTTCATTCCTTAAGTTGGCGTCTAAATTGGGAACCATTGCCAGGCCTTCTTTCTCAGGTTTTACGATTGCAGTTCatactcacctgcctgtccaccctccctcATGTCTAGgattttatctgcaaaaagagaAGACTATTTCCACAACCCAAACTCCTGTCAAAGTTGGTTCAGTGACCTGACTAATTTTCCTCAGATCATCCTCCACTCCAAGAACAGTAAGAATCTCTCTACAATTATATAAACTCCTTATGTCCATTCTAAACCCAGCCTTACTGTTCCTCTCCCCATAGTTACCGCCTGCAGACCCTTCTCGAGTGCTACCGATATTTTTCTCTCATCTTGTTAATAGAacgaaaaataaatcttttaaccCTTCCCTGCTATGTCGTGATTGTGACCAGTTCAGAGTCCTTAAGAAATAATATGACAAAAGATGCTTGTGATCTTGGAGCATGTTTCCTTGCAACCATAGATTAAAAATACTGAGACACAAATGTCACAAGATATCTCCAATAGGATCTGCACAACATAGCTTACAGGAATACTGTCCACTACGGTGGCCTCTACTAAACATGTAGAGAAACATGTGAGAATGCGCTAATTGCTTTTAGCAAAGTTTGCCAAGGTTTGGAGAAGGTTGAAAAGTGGTAAAATAGCAAGTTAACaagtaaaaagtaaaaggtTATCAATGAAATTGTGTCCATGAGAAAGTTCTGAGGAAAAAATCACTGCTAACAAAATATGCCAAAACATGTCTTGATGATCGTCAAGAACGTCAAGGGGAAAATATTGTGTGGCCAAACAAGACAAAAGTGTCACTTTTAAAAGCTGTGAATGCTCTTAAATCTGGCAAAAAACTAATGTCGTTTGAAAAAAATATCATCATACCTATTTTTAGGCATGATAAATAGAGTTAGGAGCAGGAGGACATACCATGATTTATGCAACCGGTATCTGAGAAAATACTGATGGAGaatgtctgtccatccatttgTGAACTTAAGTCCAAGCACACTTGAGTTATGCAGCAGGATAAGGATCGTAAGCACACCaccaaaaaataatctttagcctcatagcataattgtcCAAGTTTTATATGACTTAAGTAATAatgctatgaggctaatgaAGCTTACGTTTTGAACTGGCCTAGTCAAAATCTGAACTTTATTCAACTGAGATGgcgtggcatgaccttaaactggCTGCTCATGGttaaaaaccctccaatgttgGTAAATTAAACAACTTGACAAAGAAGAGATCTAGAACTCAGAGATCTAGAAGACTGAttaccagttatcacaaactGCTTTAGTATCCACTAAGGTATCCCTCTCTGATATCagaatttgattatttatctgaaacatttcatcTGTAAGGCAGGCGATACTTTTTTCCAGCCCTGTAACTAGATGTATTTTAAGATCTATTATGgaaaaccttaatgtatttaaGGCACTTTAAGGcctaaaattagcatttttaaatgtaagacTTCTTAAGACGATGCACACTCATGGTGTAAATGGttaatggactgaacttatatagcacctttccagtcatacagaccactcaaagcgctttacactagaaccacattcacccagacgCACTCACTAACACGCACACGTTCATACACCGATCGGTAGtcaatttgaggttaagtgccttgtccgtgtggcaggaggaagctggaatcaaacccacatccctcagattgcaagacgaccactcttctcactgagccacagtcttCCTCTGTGTGGAAATTAAAGTAGAATCACTGTTTCGAATGTAAAGCTGTTTTGAAAATAGCTGGCAAGCTATGAGCAGCATGGAATGCCGACTGCAGGCTCTACCCAGGCACCAAGTCCGACTAATTAACTAGCTAATACCAGCTTATTGTGCTCTTTAAAAAGCTACTctttaaaaagaagaataaatggagaagaaaaaaaatattcatttaatgGGTGTTTATTCTAGAATTTGATgtacaaataattatttcagcagcagtaggattaattgttgttttaaattaaagtaattAGATCGTGTTAtacatcattatttaaaatattttggttaTTAACATGATACAGTCAATTTGGGTATTTTACCTCAAAGTTATCAGGTtgagaatctcatactggcCCATGCCTGCACAAAAGCCGGTGTGCTTCTGTCTCTCAGCTCTAAAAGTGGTAATGTTACAACCCGGCTCAGCCAGGGGTGAAGGAGGGGAagtaacataaagaaaatggaGATATGGGAAGTCTAATGaatgtttatttgtaatgttttaacaTCACAGACACCTGTGCAAAAGAAAGGACCACTAACATGAGGCAACAAACGTAACAGCCTGTAGCACAAAAGAAAAGAACCCAAAATAAATCACTCAAGGTTTTCTTGGTGAGTAGGCAATTAGTTAATATGGAAAAAATAACAGTCAAAACTCACACAAAAGAGCTCAAACCCTAGTCTTGATGCCTATTTAACAAGTCTAACTAATAACAATATCAAGCCAGCCAGCTGTAACCAAGTTGCCAGGGAAAACAGACAGGTTAAACAGTAACCAATAGTTTTACCACAACCAACAAATACCACCACTAGCAAAGCTTCACAAACACACGAGGTGAGCTGCTCAGATTAAATCACAGCCGCGCTTTGGTGACAGGTGTAGAGTTTATATAGGCCGGACTCCGTGATGATTGGCGGCGCATTTGCGGAAGCAGACGATAGACAGTCCACAGGATATCCTGGCAATGTCCAGCAGGAGGAATACTGAGCGTCCAGGAAGATCCGCCTCCACCAGCAACCAGCGAAGAAGAACACAAAAGGGGGAATCCCACCGGGAGGGAGTCCCGCGCAGCCAAGCTGCCGAAACGAAGGAGCAGGGTTTTCTCCTCTTCAGCTGAGCACTTCCGCAGCCTGTACACaaggttataaaaacaaaacacccctACGACCACTGGTCATAACAGGTAACTTAAGTTACCACTTTTAAAGTCACATCAGTTTAATCCACCTGGGAATTGCAGGCTATGACCATGGCATTATCACAACTTGTTCACACTTGTTCAGGGGACAGACAGCTCTGCCCCTTCTCCCAACCAGGGAAGGTcttgacatacaggtccttctcaaaatattagcatattgtgataaagttcattattttccataatgtcatgatgaaaatttaacattaatatattttagattcattgcacactaactgaaatatttcaggttttttattgtcttaatatggatgattttggcatacagctcatgaaaacccaaaattcctatctcacaaaattagcatatcattaaaagggtctctaaacgagctatgaacctaatcatctgaatcaacgagttaactctaaacacctgcaaaagattcctgaggcctttaaaactcccagcctggttcatcactcaaaaccccaatcatgggtaagactgccgacctgactgctgtccagaaggccactattgacaccctcaagcaagagggtaagacacagaaagaaatttctgaacgaataggctgttcccagagtgctgtatcaaggcacctcagtgggaagtctgtgggaaggaaaaagtgtggcagaaaacgctgcacaacgagaagaggtgaccggaccctgaggaagattgtggagaagggccgattccagaccttgggggacctgcggaagcagtggactgagtctggagtagaaacatccagagccaccgtgcacaggcgtgtgcaggaaatgggctacaggtgccacattccccaggtcaagccacttttgaaccagaaacagcggcagaagcgcctgacctgggctacagagaagcagcactggactgttgctcagtggtccaaagtacttttttcggatgaaagcaaattctgcatgtcattcggaaatcaaggtgccagagtctggtggaagactggggagaaggaaatgccaaaatgccagaagtccagtgtcaagtacccacagtcagtgatggtctgtggtgccgtgtcatctgctggtgttggtccactgtcttttatcaagggcagggtcaatgcagctagctatcaggagattttggagcacttcatgcttccatctgctgaaaagctttatggaaatgaagatttcatttttcagcacgacctggcacctgctcacagtgccaaaaccactggtaaatggtttactgaccatggtatcactgtgctcaattggcctgccaactctcctgacctgaaccccatagagaatctgtgcgatattgtgaagagaacattgagagactcaagacccaacactctggatgagctaaaggccgctatcgaagcatcctgggtctccataagacctcagcagtgccacaggctgattgcctccatgccacgccgcattgaagcagtcatttctgcaaaaggattcccgaccaagtattgagtgcataactgtacatgattatttgaaggttgacgttttttgtattaaaaacacttttcttttattggtcagatgaaatatgctaattttgtgagataggaattttgggttttcatgagctgtatgccaaaatcatccgtattaagacaataaaagacctgaaatatttcagttagtgtgcaatgaatctaaaatatatgaatgttaaattttcatcatgacattatggaaaataatgaactttatcacaatatgctaatattttgagaaggacctgtattgcacAGGGTTAAAGGAATGTGAACTCCCCTTCCTCCTTCTTCAGCTCCCCTACCGTGAAAATTGCCCTATTACACAAAATCACagttatttaacaaaaatgaaattCCATCCTTTGAGATAAAAATGAGGCGGGGGTCTGCTCAAGGACTCATTTCCCACTTGCTCTCTAATCAATTTCCTGTCACTGGCTGAACTGTGGAtatggggatcaataaagtatctttgaattgaatgatTCCAGCATAAACTCTGATTGGAGAGAAGAAGCTCAGAAGAATGATGCATTCTCaaggaggaaaaaaagcaaactATCAGCATCACTGCCTCTTTCTCTGATTGCACTTGCTTCCCTGTTTGAGACAAATGAGGTTGGACTAATAAATGTCTCCTGAGTGTTCATTACATGTGCAGAAACAGAAGCTAATGTCGCCcgtcattaaaaacaaaaattctgtTGAGATTTTTCAAGTGAAGTTCTGTTGCAAGTAGTTATCTTACCTACAGTAAATAACTCATAGCATGATGGGAACTCCGGCTCCTGTTAGAGAACAAGTTCTATGGGCTTGGCTCATGTAAATTTGGCTCCTGAACGCCTTGTAAGATTTTTGATGCTTGAGTTATTTCATTGCTCACAATAATGTCaatacaaaaatgcaaaattcactATTAATTTAAAATGCTGCAAGACCAAGACACCAAGAAAGACAGTCTCATTTTCAGTGTGAATCTAGATTCACACTGAAAATTTACCTTCGTAAATTTACCTTCGTAAATTGTGCATCCACCAGTTGTCAATTATATTAACATTAGACACCATCTTAAGCAGCAAGATTGAACAGATGCATTAATTGTCATTCACTTCAAAGTGACGGACATATCACTAATAGCAAAGTCATTTAGCAAAGGCTAACAGCTGCTCCCTGAGGGGCCGAGAGCAAAGCAGACTTTTGCTATCTTGAAATACAattctcaaaaaaataaattgtgtttaaatTGTGCTAGTTAGTAAACCTTCAAACTAATGTCACTAGGAATGAGGAACATTCCAGTATAAAGGCAtaccaatgttttaaaaatttacATTTGTACAGCCACTCAAGTTTTCCATTATACCACGCTTACGTTTTAAAGTCCTATTCATTATGTATATTCCAAAGACAGTTTCTCCGGCTCTATGGTGGAGAGCAGTATCACACCAACCCCTCCGCCACCTGTTTCTGTGCTGTCcctttcttttacataaaagccAAAGTCAGTTGTTTTGACAGTCAaggtgtggaaactaaagcaATGCGGCCAATTACTCTTATTTGAAACGTTTTGTTAGATGACAACAAGAACCATGTCTGTTAAGCAGACTAGGGCTACAAACCAAATATGCAAGCAGAGTCCGACTAATTAACCAGATAATATCAGTTACTTGTTCTTGGgttactctataaagagcagaacaaCAGGGGGATATTATCCTGAGAGATGAGAACAATATGTTAATGTTGTGAATTTTCACTCAATCATACTGTGAGTATGATAAGTCTCACACTGGCATCATGTATGCATTGAACAGTTAGTGACAGAAAATTCAAAGATCATTCACATGGAATATGGTGGTTGGAGGCAGTGCGCAaccaatgatcttcctgtgtgaaacatgtaCCGAAAACGGAACATGTACGGCATTTTAGTCACAGTAACtgtctaaaataattttaaatggttGTAAAGACCACTGGTGCTGCCTCGTATCtccatttattattgttttctttttaaataatcgctaaaaacaaacataataaaGGTTAAAAGGGTTATAAAATAACATTCTCATGAACCACTTCAACATTTTTGAGATTGGGGTTGTTTTAAGTATACTTTGATCTTGAGTCCTCTAAGAATAACCCTTAGCTTTGGTCCAAATAGTCGTTCATACTAAATGAAGTCCCTATGGATGTCGTGTTGTGACATTTTGGTCCttgcttttggttttgtgtttttgtttacctttttagcaagatgtttcttatttgtgttttgtattcatgtttgttGTGGTTTTCTGCTTTGGTTATCGTCTGCCCCCCAGTGTGCTCTCCTAGTTcgctttcctgttttcttagaAGGGTTtccttattatgattattattatttatcagaGTTCTCTGGCACtctcttatttattagtttcttttttgttactcctctcatcatttattttccccttttagttattacttggtttaagttccctttattctcctGTTCTTCTTAGCTTTGTTCCCCTAGTTCATCCTTGTTCTCCAGCCTCTCCTCTATAGGTTatctttagttattgtttacttttattctagtcctctcCTGTTCTTCTTAGCTTTGTTCCCCTAGTTCATCCTTGTTCTCCAGCCTCTCCTccataggttagctttagttattgtttacttttattctagtcctcgtttcctctgcttcattcttagTTTTATTCTATCAGTCTTGgtttgagtttgtttacttttgtagtcggggtttccttatggtttctgttttactAAGTTCTTAGGTTcttgtgttccctccagtttctcagtttccttcagttcatgtttatccttgattcttacgctttatttttatcttggtttatagtttcatttaggtctgcttactgtcttgtctttagtccctttcctcatgctttggttttattaggttcacctgctccctctgcctccttgtctcacctgttcttagttcctttgattacctgcctttgttctccctctgtataatagttggttttgtttcattgccctttgctggttcctctcgtCTCTCACCTTCGTTTGTTGCCCTCGTCCATGCTTGGAGTTccgcatgttcctgcagaaactTTGTAAGTTTGGATTTCTGACTCTGGTTTacatctgcagtgtttttgtttccttttttgatattttgaataAACTAAAGACTGCTTGAGATGCTGTGcctgagctcttgtctgcgcttcggtccaccccaaaaccccacTCTGACAGCAGGAACCAGCCAGACAGACCAAGCAAAAGAGCTGATGAAATGGgtgcagcagcaggaggagacGCTACGGGCACTGTATGGGGAGGAGGTGGAACTGTCACCCTCACCTTTattgctggaggagatggaggaaTGCTTCAGTGAGACCGGCTGGGCTGCCTTGGATTTCGGGCCGAGTCGGAACCGTTCCTCCCCGGCACACACCTCCTCCAAGCCACGTCGCCCTCACTGCAAGCGCTCCACCCCAGCAGTGGCAGCTCTGGCCGAGCTCGTCACGCCCACAGCAGCTTCAACTCAACTCACGCTCACAGTGGTCTCAGCGGAGCCATCCTCACCTCCACCAGCCGCAGCAGAGTTTCCGGCTGGGTTTTCCTCCTGCCCAGGACAACTTTGTCACCGGAGATCAGCCGCCACCGAGAAGGTTCGGGTGGACGCCTCCTATGCTTCCACGGAGGGTCCACCCGCCATGGCTTCCTCGCCTCTGTTTTCTCCGGCGTGGGTTCAGTCCGGACCAGAGACGCCGCAGTCGGATCTCATGCGGGTGAGGGGCTTCACTGAGTACCTGAG comes from Girardinichthys multiradiatus isolate DD_20200921_A chromosome 20, DD_fGirMul_XY1, whole genome shotgun sequence and encodes:
- the LOC124856528 gene encoding uncharacterized protein LOC124856528 isoform X2, with the protein product MKWVQQQEETLRALYGEEVELSPSPLLLEEMEECFSETGWAALDFGPSRNRSSPAHTSSKPRRPHCKRSTPAVAALAELVTPTAASTQLTLTVVSAEPSSPPPAAAEFPAGFSSCPGQLCHRRSAATEKVRVDASYASTEGPPAMASSPLFSPAWVQSGPETPQSDLMRVRGFTEYLRIFPEDLDFVHLILEAEFLGRGWLEAPAPLSAGGPFAPLLEAMSAVAGSTEAQPATSRSSGHSRPLQGLQRHSRPLQGHLNLA
- the LOC124856528 gene encoding uncharacterized protein LOC124856528 isoform X1, whose product is MFLQKLSGTSQTDQAKELMKWVQQQEETLRALYGEEVELSPSPLLLEEMEECFSETGWAALDFGPSRNRSSPAHTSSKPRRPHCKRSTPAVAALAELVTPTAASTQLTLTVVSAEPSSPPPAAAEFPAGFSSCPGQLCHRRSAATEKVRVDASYASTEGPPAMASSPLFSPAWVQSGPETPQSDLMRVRGFTEYLRIFPEDLDFVHLILEAEFLGRGWLEAPAPLSAGGPFAPLLEAMSAVAGSTEAQPATSRSSGHSRPLQGLQRHSRPLQGHLNLA